The Nitrospira sp. sequence CATGATGCTATTTCATAGAATTCGTAGCAAATGGGGAATCGAAATATCACGATCAGCAGAAATAGGTCGCGGATTCTATATAGGACATTATGGAGGGATTACAATTTCTGGCCTTGCAAGAATCGGCAGGGATGTCAATATCTCCCAGTTAGTGACAATCGGGGTGTCAGGGCGTGGAGAAAATAGGGGAGTTCCTATAATTGGGGACAATGTATACATTGCTCCAGGCGCAAAGATTTTCGGAAAGATTCGTGTGGGTAACAATGTGAAAATAGGAGCCAATGCGGTGGTACATAAGGACATTCCTGACGATGCCGTTGTTGTCCTAGACCCGGGGTTTAGGATAATCTCTTTCAGGGGCAAGCGGGAATCGCAAGGATAACCTGAAGTTTTTCTGTAAGCTCTGCATAGATTGAGACGATCAAACGAAGAATCTTCCTGGTAAAATGAGCAATTTAGCCAGGAGGATCCCCTGCTCCAATCAAAGTTCACCGAAGCGCAGATTGTGTTCATTTTGAAATGGGCTGATGCGGGCTGCCCGGTCAATGGGATCTGGCTGCACTGCGGCTCAGCTTTGTGGTCTTCTACGCCTGGAGGGCCAAGTACGAAGGTCTGAGGCCTCTGATGTGAACCGACTGAAGAAACTGAAGCACGAGAATAGTTGTCTCAAGGGGATGTGGTTCGGGAAATCAGCGAGGACTGGTTACAGAGTTACAACGAGGAGCGGTCACATGACGCGCTGGTCGAGCTTCCCTCGGCCATCCACCGGGCCCAATCGAAGCCCATAAGTTCTTGAAGCTTGCGTCCCGCTTCAGGAAAGCTAGTGAATTATTGAGATCGAATGGGAGGACTTACTCGCTATGCCAGGACTCTTTGGGGTTTTGACTCTCAATTCTTCCGGCTCAATGTCAGATGACTTCGCCGTCGATACTCTACGAATCATGGCGAACAGTCTAAGACATGGCAACAGTACGGTTTTGAAAACATGCGTGCGTAGTTCTCATGGGCTTGCCATTGGGCGGATGTCGCTCCCTTCAACCGTGAATGGTCTCTGGCCCGGTGATATTCAGGAGCCAACACTACCATCCAACTTGTTCGTGCACGGCGCGTTGTTTGGAGATTACTCGGATGCAGTTTCTCAAACCCAGCGCCCAGATGCGTTTCTGAACCCTGAGGTCTTTCTGCGGCAACTAACCGGGTTCTACAGCCTGGTGATGCGTGATGAAGCACTAGGGACCACTATCATTGCAGTCGATCGTAGGGCATCTGAGCCGATTTTCTATCTACAAGAAAGGGGTATGATTTTCTTTGCTCCGGAAGTGAAAGCGTTATTATCCATTTCTTCCCATCCGGTCGAGCTCAACGCTGAAGCTGCCCCGATGTTCTTTTCAGGCGGGCATTTATTGGGGGAGCAGACCATGGTGTCTTCTGTGAAGCGCCTACCCGGAGGAAGTTATCTTAAGATCGAGGATGAAAAACTAAGCCATGGGTCTTACTGGTCTTTTCTTCCAGGATCCCAAAGCCACGGTGCCGGCGAAGGTGGGTTGAAAGAGGAGCTTAAAAGCCTTATCAAGCAGTCAGTGGTCAGGAACATGGGGGATCCGCAAAAAACAGCTATTTTTTTGAGTGGAGGAGTGGATTCACGGGGGATTCTTGCAGGGGCACTCGACGCAACGGAATGGCAAAGACATGACTTGCGCACTGTGAGCTGGGGCCTCGACGAAGGGATCACCGGATCAGATCCCAATACCGCAAGAGCAATTTCTGCCCGGTTTAACCTAACGCACGAGTTTTTCCCGCGATTGACAGCGCAATATGCGGATCATTTTCAGGAAACCAACTACATCGTTGACGGCTTGTCAGATATCGCGGCATTTCATCCTTATGAACTTACCATCATGAGGAAAATAAAGGAATCCGGCTACGAACGTGTGTTGAGAGGGGACGAGATTTTTGGATGGCACGACAGAGTCTATACCTATTCTCAGGCAGAAACCGAAGTTGGGCTCCGTCCTCTAGGACTTCTTCCGTTGTATTCCGAAATAATTGCACCGAAGTTCTATTCATTGTGGTGTTCAGCAAGTGACGCCGGCATGGCAAGAATACGTTCTTCTATCCAGGGAATGGAGCCCAACGATGCGAAGGACTATCTCTACTTTGAGCACCGGCTCCAAGGATATCTGCATACGGCAGCGTATTATAAACAATTGTATTTTGATCATCGGAACGTCTTATTGGACGACTCCATCCTTGAATTTCTCGCTCGGGTCCCCCCGCAATATCGACTCGATAAGGGGTTATTCAGAAAGGCAGTTCATGAGCTGAATCCGATGTTGGCCACCATTCCCATTGCCAATCGAACCGGGTATGAAAACTGGGGAAATGAATTAGTGTCAGCCTCGTCACTACGGGAATATACACAAAACCAACTGAACGATACCCAGAGCGGGGTATGGGAGTATTTTGATCGGCCCGCCGTGGTGAAATTGTTCAACGCGCTTTCTCTCACCTCGCCGTCCACGGCGTCACGAGAACAAGGGAAAGCAGATTATCTTAAGAATCGGATCAGAGCAGGAAGAAATAAGGCATTGTTTGCATGCTTCCCTCGCTATGCCACGGAGCTTCGTGCCAGCCGATTGCAGCGAGCGTTGCTCCCCTATGTTGTGATCCTTCGTTTTCTGGTCTTTAAAAACTGGCATGACCGGTTTGTTTCAAAATCCGGCGCGCCGTCCTCTCATTAATTGACCTTCGGGCCTGTCGTCGGTTGCGGAGTTGATACCCTATTGCCGACGGATCTCGTTGACACGGAAGCGTACATGCACTTACGCTGAACTATTATTCTGGGCTGTTATGGAAATTGGTGTATTATCTCGGCATGATCTTGTCTGAGTGCGAACGCTCCCTACAAAAGAGGACTTTCCCACAGCCCGGCTCTATTCGAGAATACTTGTTGTGTTCCGCCTGGCCTGTTAAACCGGTGTCTCTGTTGGAAGGGCGTAGGAATTTGTCCACATCATTTGATTTTTGGGTTGTCAATGGTGTGGATCCCACGAGGCGAGCCAGTAATCTTTAGAAGCCAGGACGACGCCTCTTGGTGCTTGGTAACTGATGGCTTGGGAAAAAGTGATGAGCGTTCCCTCACCCTATGTATCCATTATTATGCCCTGCAGGAACGAGGTAAAGGATATTCGTTCCTGTCTAGAATCGGTTGTGGAGAGTGACTATCCAAAGGATCGGCTGGAATTGCTTGTCGTCGATGGGCAGAGTGATGATGGGACCAGAGATATAATCGATAATTTCAGCAAGCAGTATCCATGGATTAGACTTCTCGACAATGATCGCAGGATTACTCCTGCGGCATTGAATATCGGCATTTGCGCTGCTAGAGGACGAATCGTGATGCGGATGGATGGTCATACGGTGTATCCATCCGATTACGTTTCGAAACTCATTGACTGGAGCGAACGGACTGAAGCCGATAATGTGGGTGGAATATGTATCACACGACCTGCCAATGACACCCCCAAGGCGCATGCGATTGCTGTTGGGCTCTCTCATCCGTGGGGGGTAGGAAATTCGCACTTTAGGATCGGAGTCACAGCGCCCAAATGGGTGGACCATGTTCCGTTTGGATGCTATCGAAGAGAAGTCTTCGACAAGATAGGGTTGTTTGATGAGAGGCTTATACGCAATCAAGATGACGAACTGAATCATCGATTGATCAGGCACGGAGGACGCGTCTTACTTGTGCCGGAAATCGTGTCCTACTATACCGCAAGAGATTCTCTTAAAAAACTCTGGGTTATGTATTACCAGTACGGCTACTATAAGCCGTTTGCTGTGCGAATGATCGGCGCAGTGATGACGATGCGACAACTCGTGCCATCAGCGTTTGTTTTGTATGTCGTTCTCACTGCGGCGCTTGCGCTCCAGTCGAATATTGCAGCGGTGTTGTTGGCGGTCGGCGTCTTTGCATATATGACGAGTAATCTCAGTATTGCGGTTGCTGTAGCGCTGAGCAGAGGTGTGCGGTGTGGCCTTTGGTCGACGATCGTTTTCCCCATCCTTCATATAAGTTATGGGGTCGGGTATTTGAAGGGAATTCTCGACTTCTTGATTCTGCGAAAACAAGAAGCGTCTGATTCGTTTGCGATTCGACTGTCGCGATAAGTTATGTTGGTCTCTCACGTCGACATTTCTTTTGTACTTCGTCAGGGGTGTGTTCGTGAACCGTGTTATTCAAACCGGAACTGACCTTGCTGATGCTGAACCGGACTTTCAAGGATGTCTGAGGCCATGAGATACAGTACGCCGGTCATCTCTATTGATGTGGAAGATTGGCCGCAATCCACCTGGGACCGGAATCTTCCAATCACGGAACGAGCCGTTCGGAACACGCGTCACCTCTTGGGTCTTCTGCGGGAGGAGGGGGTGCAGGTGACGATGTTCGTGCTCGGCAAGTTAGCCGAACGCTTTCCCGAGGTCGTTAAAGAAATACATGCCGATGGTCATGAAGTGGCGTGTCACGGTCACGGACACCTGGAAGTCGGCCGGCAGTCTCCCGAGGAGTTTTTTGACGATATCCGTCGTTCCAAGGATCTTCTCGAACAGATCATCGGGAAGCCGGTTCGAGGATATAGAGCCCCCGATTTTTCGATAGTCCGGGAGACGCTCTGGGCGCTTGATATGCTTGCAGCGGCAGGATTTGAGTATGATTCCAGCATCGTGCCGGCGCGACTTCCTCGGTATGGGATCGCCGGGTGGCCCGCTCTTCCGGTTCGGGTGCAACTCGCTCATGGCGGCAGCATTCTAGAGGCTCCTTTGGCCACATTTCGCGCGCTTGGAAGGAATTGGCCGGTCGGTGGAGGCGGGTACCATCGTCTGTTGCCGGGCGTCGCGAGTCGATACTTCGCTCGAAGAATCATGATGGAGGCCCCGTTCGTATTCTACTGCCACCCGTACGAGTTCGATGTGCATGAGCTGGCCGAGATCTCGGTTCCGGTTCCGCGCACGACTCGATTTTACCAAGGCGCAGGTCGGAGATGGTTTGAACAGCGATTCCAAGCTTTTCTCAGATGCTTTGGTGGTCAACCGCTCCGCGATATGCTCTCTTCACAAGCATGGGCCGACTTCCATGTCCACAAGTTGCACTCGTCTTCTTCGTAGAGAACCCGTTTTCCCACGGAAATGACGACAATGAAAACGAGAGTAGGGTAGCGGCTTCGACGACCCTGAACCCAAGAAGGACGTCAATAGAGCGGGCAGAAATCTCGAAAGTGCAGATCGTGTATGCCTCCGCTGGAATGTTGAGAGTCGATGAATGATTGAGCCGGTTAACGCGCGAACGTCATAAGGAGGTGGTAGCGCATGTGTTCTCGGAGAGGGTTCTTGATCGGATTGTTTCTTCTAGCTCAATTGGGACTTGTGAACAGGATACACGCGAGGATGCCGAATGGAAGAAACCGAAAATTCATAAAACAAGGCTGGCTGCTGCAAGAAGGAGATGTGTGATGTTCGTTGACTTCAACGCGTCGGTCGGCAGCCTTCCCAAGAACGTTGAGTTTTGCGTCGTCGGATCAGGACCGGCGGGTATGACGCTGGCGCTCGAACTTGAGCGCCAGGGCCGTTCCGTGCTGCTTTTGGAAGGAGGCGGCCTCGAGTGGACTCCGGAGGCGTATGAGCTCTATCAAGGGGAAGTGATAGGCGATCACTATGTCGGTCTTGAGTACGCACGCGCCCGGATGCTCGGAGGGACAAGCGGTCATTGGGGGGGGTGGACCTATCCGTTGACGGAATTAGCGTTCAAAAAGAAACCGGGCTTTGAGGATGCACAGTGGCCGATTGAAAAGAAAGATTTGGACCCCTATTTGGACCAAGCACGGGCGGTTCTTGATATCAAGGCGCCTCCAAACGATGTCGTTCTGGACAGTGAGTTCGGTATCAAAGAATTTCGGATTTCCTATTCGAAGGTTCGGTTCGGCCAACGATATCGGGAAAGGCTCAATTCGTCTCAACGCATCACCTGCGCGACTAGCGCGAATCTCACGGGGTTGAAAACGGATGGCCGCAATATTGTGTCCGCAACCGTGACCAACTTTAAAGGGCAATCTGCCGAGGTCAGGGCGAAGCAGTATGTGTTGGCGATGGGAGGAATTGAGAACAGCCGTATTTTACTGTGGTGCAATCATCAGGCGAATGGCCGTCTCATCGACTCGCGCGCACCGCTCGGTCGATATTGGATGGAACATCCGGCGTATCGGGTCGGATATGCCCTCGTTGACCTCAAGATTCCGAAAACCGAGTATTTCAAGCCGCATCTCTTGCTGACGTTCACCGAGGAAGTTTTCAAGAGGTTAGGCATCTTGGAGTGCAGCTTTGTTTTGGAACCGATGCCGGCTTCCGGGACGATGGGTCTCATTAAGGATCTCATCTGCGTCGCGCCGAGAGTGGGAGAGTGGGCGGCTTCGCTGGCTGGAAAGAATCTCGTCTGCGGTGGCACATTCGTCATAGGGTGGGAACAAGAGCCTGTGTGGAGCAATCATGTGAAGCTGTCGGAGACCAAGCGTGACCGTTTCGGCATTCCGACCGTAGAGCTTCACTGGAAGAAGACCGATCGCGATCGTGCCACGATGCAGAAGGCGATCACGCATTTCAATGAGTTCTTGATGGTGAAAAATCACGGCCGGATAAAGCTCGACGATTGGGTCTTCGCGAAAGACGGGTATCCGTCCAGCGGAAACGACGGCGTGAGTTATCATCATATCGGCGGGACCCGCATGGCACACACGGTTGAAAAGGGTGTTGTCGATAGGAACTGTCGTGTATTCGGACAAGGGAATTTGTACGTTGCCGGGTCATCGGTTTTCCCAAGCGGCGGGGAAGCCAATCCGACTCTCTCGATCATTCAGCTCTCATTGCGATTGGCTGATCACTTGCGGAATATATAAACTCAACGGTGTCGTGGTGTCTTGAGCATATACCCACCTGCGTAACATGTGCATTATGTACACGTCGATACCTCACACTTCGCTTCGATAAGAGTTTGAAATAACCCAATGTATCGATATCTCTTATGCGTGTGAGCCGATAGCGAGGATGTGGTGGCGTCAAATTTACCTCCCTTGATACGTGATCCTTTTCCTTCCGGACAACACGACTCCCATGTCGATTCCAGGAGCCCGGCTCCTGTCGTTTCACAGCAAGACCTGCTCCTGCTCGTCTCGCTCATTCTTTTCGAATCGTCGATTGCGACTCTCGCGATGGCACTGTACATGAAGGGTGAGCGGTTCTTGGGCACATTCCTTTCCAGTCGCCCTGGCATTGCGGCTCTGTGTGCAGCCGGCATCCTCATTGTGAGCGGCACTGTCATTGTTCGTCGATGCTTGGCGAACATGCGGTCATCCTCGAGCCATTTCCGCTTGATCGTGACCATGAATTTTGTCACCGTTCTTCTCATACTGATCACAGGCGAAGCCGTGGTCAGAGTATCGGCTCGGCAGTCCTTAGAAGGCGAGACCCTGTTAGGCAAGGCGTTGGTGCCAAAAAATTGGTCCGGGGTAGCGCTCCGCAATCGTCAGCTTCTGAATGAGGCCGGTGCACGCCTTACCTATCTGATATATGATGATCGCCTGGGATGGACGGTCGGACCGAACAGGCGAAGCGCCAATGGGCTCTACTATTCCAGCTCCGAGGGACTGCGTGCGCCCCCGAGGGTGTCTCGCTCACCACGGTCACTGAGAGGACGCGCATTGCTTTAGTAGGGGATTCCTTTACATTTGGCGAGGACGTGGCATATGAGGATACCTGGGGACATCTCTTGGAGCAAGCGCTAGGTTCGGATGCTCAAGTCTTAAACGCCGGGGTGGGGTCATACGGTCTGGATCAGGCGTTCCTACGGTACAACGAAGATGTCCGTCGGTGGAGCCCTAAGGTTGTGATATTAAGCTTTATCAGCGCTGATGTGGTTCGCACGATGAGTGTGTATCCGTTTATTGCCGCTCCTCATTGGCAAATTCCTTTTTCAAAGCCGCGCCTTGTCTTGCGTGACGGTGGCCTCCACACACTCAACATTCCTCCTGTGGCACCTGAGGCCATCTTTTCCAAGGGGTCGATTTCCGAGCTTCCTTTTCTCGAACAGGATAAAGGATACATCGACAGTCAATGGCTTCAGAACTCGGCTCAGCTTTCATACCTCGCCCGGGCATTCATGACCTTGTTTCCACGTTGGAGTCCTGTCCTTTCTGATGTCTCCGATGAAACACTCGTGACACTGAACGCCTCGATCCTAAAAGCGTTTATTGGGTCGGTGTCGGAGACCGGGGCGATCCCCATGGTGGTTTACTTTCCACGCGAGGAGCTTGAAAGGCCAAATCTGTCCCTCCCACTGGGTAAACGTGTTCTGCAGCACGCCGGTATCGACTATACCGATGTTACTCCTTGTTTGCTCGAAGTAGAGCCCAATAATCGTTTTGCTCTGGGCGGCCACTATTCACCCAAAGGTAACGCCGCGGTTACGAAATGCCTGACCGAGGTGGTTCGTCAGGCAGTCGCAGGCAGTTCTTCATAGGATTGTGCAGTGACATGCTTACCAGGCCAAGATTTCGTACCTCAGACCGGTATCGGACCTGTCTTTAATCAAAGGAGGATGACCGTGAGCCAGTTTGTCATGGAACTGTGGGCGTTCATGAAGGAGCGGAAGAAATTCTGGTTGTTGCCGATTCTGATCGTCCTTCTTTTGTTTGGCACATTGATTGTGCTGACACAGGGGTCGGCTGTGGCCCCGTTTATCTATACATTGTTTTAGGTACTGGGGTGAGCGTCACCGAAGGGAAGCCTCGCATACCGAGGTTGAAGTGGTTCCCCTGCGGATGCCTAATATCCGTCTCGAAGGACTATCGGGGTCGAACCCGTTACCCGTGTTCGTCAAGAAATCTTTGAACCGATGAGCTCTATGAGCAAATGTCGGCGCGGAATCAGGATGACACGGTCAATTATCAACTGATACAACACTGGACAAACGTTTCTTCTGTGTGCGCGCGTTCGACGTACTTGGTGACGTAATAGTTAGGTCGCTCATACATCTATGATTCGGGTGCGGATATCGGCGAGTCGCGATCATGAGAAGATAGAATACGTCGCATGCCAGCTCATTTTCTGATTTTTCTTGTCGATCGAGTTATAGGGAGTAGTCGATTGCACTGGGATAGGGTCGACCGTTTGCTTATTACGTGAGAAGGAAGACGATGGATGGTTCAGCTCATAATCGTGAAGAGGTCAGCGCAAAGGTGGCTGTCGTCGGGGCCGGCTATTGGGGTAAGAACCTGGTGCGTAACTTCTTTTGTCTGAACGCCCTGGGTGCCATCTGCGACAGCGAAGCCGAAAGGTTGGAGTCGTTCAAGGAGCTGTATCCTGGGGTAAAGCTGCTCCGAGCCTATTCGGATGTATTGACGGATGAAACGATCCAGGCCGTGGCGATTGCGACACCGGCGGAAGGACATGCCGATGCGGTGCGCGAAGCTTTATTGGCCGGTAAAGACGTCTTTGTGGAAAAGCCGCTCTGTCTTTCCGTCAACGAGGGTGCAGACCTCGTCTCCCTGGCCAAAAAACAGGACCGCATTCTCATGGTCGGGCACCTCCTTTGGTATCACCCGGCGGTGCTGAAACTGAAAGAACTGATTCGCGCGGGAGAATTAGGGCGCATCCAATACATCTATTCGAATCGATTGAATCTTGGCAAGATTCGGCGGGAAGAAAACATCCTCTGGAGCTTCGCACCCCACGATATCTCCGTGATCCTCGGCTTATTAAACGAAACACCCGATGCGGTCAGGGCGCAGGGGGGAAATTATCTTCATCAGCATATCGCCGACGTGACCATCAGCCTGCTATCGTTCCCGAGCGGAGTCAAGGCTCATATCTTCGTCTCCTGGCTGCACCCCTTCAAGGAGCAAAAGTTGATTGTGGTGGGCGATCGAAAAATGGCGGTGTTCGATGACATGGAGAAAAAGGATAAGCTGCTGCTCTATCCCCACTCTATCGATTGGAAGGATAATCTTCCGATCGCGAATAGGGCGGACGCCCATCCGGTTGATCTGGATCAAGGAGAGCCGCTACGCGCAGAATGCCAGCATTTTCTGGATTGTGTGACGACACGAACCAGGCCGAGAACCGACGGCGAGGAAGGGCTGCGTGTGCTGTCTGTGTTGCAGCAGTGCCAGAA is a genomic window containing:
- a CDS encoding serine acetyltransferase encodes the protein MMLFHRIRSKWGIEISRSAEIGRGFYIGHYGGITISGLARIGRDVNISQLVTIGVSGRGENRGVPIIGDNVYIAPGAKIFGKIRVGNNVKIGANAVVHKDIPDDAVVVLDPGFRIISFRGKRESQG
- a CDS encoding glycosyltransferase family 2 protein, which produces MSVPSPYVSIIMPCRNEVKDIRSCLESVVESDYPKDRLELLVVDGQSDDGTRDIIDNFSKQYPWIRLLDNDRRITPAALNIGICAARGRIVMRMDGHTVYPSDYVSKLIDWSERTEADNVGGICITRPANDTPKAHAIAVGLSHPWGVGNSHFRIGVTAPKWVDHVPFGCYRREVFDKIGLFDERLIRNQDDELNHRLIRHGGRVLLVPEIVSYYTARDSLKKLWVMYYQYGYYKPFAVRMIGAVMTMRQLVPSAFVLYVVLTAALALQSNIAAVLLAVGVFAYMTSNLSIAVAVALSRGVRCGLWSTIVFPILHISYGVGYLKGILDFLILRKQEASDSFAIRLSR
- a CDS encoding DUF3473 domain-containing protein — encoded protein: MRYSTPVISIDVEDWPQSTWDRNLPITERAVRNTRHLLGLLREEGVQVTMFVLGKLAERFPEVVKEIHADGHEVACHGHGHLEVGRQSPEEFFDDIRRSKDLLEQIIGKPVRGYRAPDFSIVRETLWALDMLAAAGFEYDSSIVPARLPRYGIAGWPALPVRVQLAHGGSILEAPLATFRALGRNWPVGGGGYHRLLPGVASRYFARRIMMEAPFVFYCHPYEFDVHELAEISVPVPRTTRFYQGAGRRWFEQRFQAFLRCFGGQPLRDMLSSQAWADFHVHKLHSSSS
- a CDS encoding GMC family oxidoreductase, with translation MFVDFNASVGSLPKNVEFCVVGSGPAGMTLALELERQGRSVLLLEGGGLEWTPEAYELYQGEVIGDHYVGLEYARARMLGGTSGHWGGWTYPLTELAFKKKPGFEDAQWPIEKKDLDPYLDQARAVLDIKAPPNDVVLDSEFGIKEFRISYSKVRFGQRYRERLNSSQRITCATSANLTGLKTDGRNIVSATVTNFKGQSAEVRAKQYVLAMGGIENSRILLWCNHQANGRLIDSRAPLGRYWMEHPAYRVGYALVDLKIPKTEYFKPHLLLTFTEEVFKRLGILECSFVLEPMPASGTMGLIKDLICVAPRVGEWAASLAGKNLVCGGTFVIGWEQEPVWSNHVKLSETKRDRFGIPTVELHWKKTDRDRATMQKAITHFNEFLMVKNHGRIKLDDWVFAKDGYPSSGNDGVSYHHIGGTRMAHTVEKGVVDRNCRVFGQGNLYVAGSSVFPSGGEANPTLSIIQLSLRLADHLRNI
- a CDS encoding SGNH/GDSL hydrolase family protein; this translates as MDGRTEQAKRQWALLFQLRGTACAPEGVSLTTVTERTRIALVGDSFTFGEDVAYEDTWGHLLEQALGSDAQVLNAGVGSYGLDQAFLRYNEDVRRWSPKVVILSFISADVVRTMSVYPFIAAPHWQIPFSKPRLVLRDGGLHTLNIPPVAPEAIFSKGSISELPFLEQDKGYIDSQWLQNSAQLSYLARAFMTLFPRWSPVLSDVSDETLVTLNASILKAFIGSVSETGAIPMVVYFPREELERPNLSLPLGKRVLQHAGIDYTDVTPCLLEVEPNNRFALGGHYSPKGNAAVTKCLTEVVRQAVAGSSS
- a CDS encoding Gfo/Idh/MocA family oxidoreductase, which translates into the protein MDGSAHNREEVSAKVAVVGAGYWGKNLVRNFFCLNALGAICDSEAERLESFKELYPGVKLLRAYSDVLTDETIQAVAIATPAEGHADAVREALLAGKDVFVEKPLCLSVNEGADLVSLAKKQDRILMVGHLLWYHPAVLKLKELIRAGELGRIQYIYSNRLNLGKIRREENILWSFAPHDISVILGLLNETPDAVRAQGGNYLHQHIADVTISLLSFPSGVKAHIFVSWLHPFKEQKLIVVGDRKMAVFDDMEKKDKLLLYPHSIDWKDNLPIANRADAHPVDLDQGEPLRAECQHFLDCVTTRTRPRTDGEEGLRVLSVLQQCQKALEQSASHPTPPTSRTDRPYFAHESAFVDDGVEIGEGTSIWHTSHILNGSHIGKHCKIGQNVVIGPRATVGNGVKIQNNVSVYEGVTLEDYVFCGPSMVFTNVFNPRSEIPRMTELRPTLVKRGVTLGANSTILCGITIGQYAFVGAGAVVTKDVPDHALVVGNPGRITGWMCRCGAKLVIKTKKASCPTCGRQYLSDKAGMKAI